The Falco rusticolus isolate bFalRus1 chromosome 4, bFalRus1.pri, whole genome shotgun sequence genome includes the window TGCTGGTAACATTGCTTCCCCTCTTGATAAGGGGCCCAGCACCTAAAACATGCTGAAGAACACTGAACGCATCCGCTTCTGCACTCCCAACAGCAGCTCCTTCTGTTACAACAGCAGCATGGACAAGGCTATCACCATTCTGTTCTCTGATTTCTcctaaaaatacaacagaataAAAGGTAATACAGTGAACGGTTGGAAACCACTGTACATTCAGAGATatggaaagcaaacatttctagCCAGGACTTAGTTTCATGACAGAGAAGCCAGGGTTTGAAGTTATTGCATGTCCACTCAGGAAGACAGCAATAAGATGTTAGTAAACTGTAGgtcatttaaaaagtattttacatttacacattttcttGCAAGCACAAACCCAGTACCTTACTACGCCTTATTTGAACCTGATCCTAAACCGTACATAGTATGAGATTATAAAACTCAATGAGTCTCCAGATAACAAATATCCAGAAAAATAGCGTACCTTCTGTTCATAATAATATTTATCCTGTTTTATAGAAACCGAAGTTATTCCAGTCGAATATTAAATGTtggaaacttattttttcccctgcatgtGTCTACAGAATGATCCAATACTCCAACTAAAGAACTGGTATTAGTACAAGATACTGCTTTCTCTTGAAAGAGCTAAGCATTGCTTTGTCTTTTATGAAAGCCTTAAAACATTCCAAAGATCTTCCCTAAAAAGAAAGCCTACCACCTCTTCTAGACAGTCCTTAATCTACACTTAAAGCAATCTTCCCAAAAATGCCAAGAGAAACTATAAGCCTGCTTGTTTTTCACTTTATGGAATAAATGACCTTGCAGGTAGTTTTGCTGGAGATACGGGTTCAGTTTTATCCCAGAACTTTCCATGGTGGGGAATAATCCTCCGCTTTGATGGGAGATGCCTCTGAACTGTCAACTTCCCATGTACCGCATTTAGTACAACTACAGAGCTTTTGGTTGCAATTTTGAATACTACTACATTTATAATAAACAGAACATCAGTCATTCAGAACAGATACAAGAAACATACTTACCCCCTCGATAAACAGCCTTTGCACTAGAAATACCAGCTCCACCTCGGATATTTAGAAAGTGCTCTGCAACTTGCTTTAAGTCAGAGTGCTTTACACCTGCAACGTAATAGTTATTCCAAGTCATGTAATGGCATTGAAAAACTACAGCAGTTATAGAAAAGTTTTTCAAGAATATCGTAACATTTTACTTATACAGAGAGCTCAAATTTGTACAGTAGTTTTCCCTTATGCATTGCAGTGTCCGTTAAGGAACATACATACCTATTCCTACAAGAGCCATTCTCGCACTTGTGAAATTGTTCTGTACAAAATGGTGAAGCTGCAACAGTAAATTCACATTTAGGGTATTTtatataaagaacaaaaatggcAAGCATGTTTCTGACATCCCCCCTTATACTTCTTAATGCAGCAAACTCTGCTGCTTCCAAAAGGAATAGTCTATACAATAGCATTTCATGCATTCTCCAGTGACAGCTAAAGAACATCTGCATTTCATTGACAGCCTTAGTATCAACAGACAGCCACTGACACAGAAAACCACCTCCCTAAATATGAATGCAAGTTCTGTACCCAATACTAAAAgttgcacagaaataaattattttaacaccAGTCTAATATGGTAGTAAATCTGACTATATttactaaattaattttctctcacAAGTGTCATCATCTACCCTTgataaagaaactgaaaatggatTTATAACACAACACAAATAATCCTACCTGctcagaagtaatttttccaaTTCTGTAATCTGGACAATATAAGGGGTTTGCCAGAACATTCTTGTAAGCTGCAGCATGCAAGTTTTCCAGCACTCCTAAGAGGAACAGAGTTTCACCCATGAGGATTAACATAAGAGCACTTTTAATGAAGATTATGAATGAAACAATGTTACCCAAGTGAAACAGAGCTGTGGTCCACTGAGGACCCCAAGTTTCACAAAAGCAGGTCTGGAATAATCCAATACACATGGACATGTCATCCAAATTCTCGTGCAGCAGAATCTAGCCTGAGGGCTTCCATTCTTTCgtaacttgttaaaaaaaaataaatcaaaaatctACAACTGGCCTAAAACTCAACACTTTTTGGCCTCAACAGCAagctataaataaataagtgtttggaggaaggggagtagtagaaaaacaacaacaaaccccaacatCCTTTTAGTTTCAGAAGCACCATCTCACTGTCAGCACCCCTTGTTCTTGAGCTTGAGAAAGAACAGGCTGTTTATAATACCATTCGTAGCTTGTAAGATGGTTCATCTGTCTCCCTATTTAGATGAAGGACTGCTGATGTCTTCAGTTCCCTGCTCATTAGATTTTCTTGCATCCAATAGCATTCTACTCATTCCTAGTTTTATATTCTCCTTGTATTTGTTAATACTCTCTcctcagaagaaaagatgacaTTCCTTTCTTCATAGTTCCGTTTCTGAACGTAACCGTAACTGAAAATACTAAATTACTATGAAAGCAACCTGTAGTTGATAcaagtttaaaacaaagactGTTCACgattctaattttaaaaaatggtaagaCTTGAATATAAGCCAGAGATTTTCCAAAGCCTAACATTATGTTGTCACTTCTAACAGGTTATGAAGGTGAGCACACTTCACAGAACAGTACAAATTATGTTTATTGTGTAGAACTACCTGAGTGAACTCAGATATCTGACTACAGTTAAATAACACAAGATATACTGCAATAAGCTTGGTTTGGCTAAGGctttgcttgctgcttttttgttttttaaacccaCAAACCTAAATTTATGATCCTAAAGCTGGAATCCATTTTCAGtgtaatgaaaatacatattgGGGGTTTTATACCAAAATAACCATACGAATTCAAGAGGTCTTTTATAGAATACTGTTTCCACATCCATGAGTAATACCTAAATATTGTTTTCAGAACACAAGCTGCTGCAAATATGACTTGCACATTCTTTGgctgtactgaaaaaaaatattaaaaaggtaaaatggaAGCTGTCAAGGAGAACAGTGTAAACTGTCTTCAGCATGTTACTTGCTAAACGTCATGCACAGGCTGGAAAAACTTCTGTAATTATAAAAACCCCCTTCCATAACAAGAGAAAGACCGTACCTATCAACAggggaaagctgaaaaattaaatggtcACGTGACAGAGCGAGAGGGAAACTATTTTTGCCAAGGTTTTAACTTTAAGAAACTCCCATTAAGCCAATGCAGTGGATCAGGAAATACACTTACCAACTTGAGGATTCTGAAATGCGATTGCTTTGTCAACTTTTATTTGTGACTGAAGATCAGTTACTTCCCACGGTCTGAACTCTGGTGCTGTGGTGACATTAAGAAGGTACTCCATTACTGTATCACTAgataaaaaaagttaaagaggCATTAAACACAAGAGGATTTCTTTTGAAGTTGAAAGCAATTCAAACTAATCTGTAAGCAACACATTAACAACAAAATCACTCCAGCCGGAGTAGTTATTAGCACTGCTACACAAAGTATGAGAATTCAACTTCAGTTCTGTGGCATTCGTATGCTCAGTAACATGATACAGAAGGTGAATATTAATACAGTAATTTACTGATTTATCATGAAGACATGAAAATAGGCATTACTCCTACCCTGTAAAATGACAGGTCTCTATACAGAGCAGTTTGTAAAGAATGCAGTAATTCCATTTACAGCACATCTGGATACCTACACATAGTCACGCAGGCATTCAACAGAGTACgtcattttctctcttgttgAGTAcacactagaagaaaaaaaaaataaaatccatttcagcagagaagacagaaatggcttttcatACATATTCCCATTGACCAAATCTGTCAGCAAGATATGGACTAGAATATCTGGTTAACATTAAATCTGCTTAAGGGGACTGTTAAAGGAGCTATAATacacacagagcagaacagaCATAACTAAACTCGTATCTCAAGTATTCAAGTAATAACAAGTGTCTTGTGACCATCAGAATTTAAGATATCATAATGATTCAAGGTAAAACAACAAGTAAGGCTGAAtatcaaaacctgaaaaaaaatgtatatgtgTATCAAACAAGGCAATTTAGAAATTATTCTCTTTGGGCAGAAAGCATAGTTGGtcttttccacttgcttcaaCAAATTTGTGAttaacaggaacagaaaagggTAGACTCAAGTTATAAAAGACACTGCTTTTAACCAAATTCTATATAAAACAGTCTTACTGGATGATTTCAAGATACACTGCAAGAAAGCAGGCACAGCAAGATCcctcttttatttctcttaggCTTGTTTTCTAGGCTTTAAACTCTCAAATCACAAAAGCCAACTACTGTCTGAATCGTTCCCCAAATTGCAGTATGATGAGTGGTATCTATTCACaaaagatggaggaaaaaaaaaataaaaaaaattatctactGACTTCAGGAAGTTTAATCTGAAAgcctgaaaagacagaaagaacacTAAGCTTTTTGGACAAAATATACTTCTTACAGGTACATGACATTTACGTTTTGTTAactgaaaagtgtttttaaaatagaagtcATGGGTGCACTCTTGAACCTCAACAGAATGACAAAAGATGTTCCTTGTCAACGTTCACCATTCAAGTACCATTACCACACTGAGCTACGACCCACGTGTTATGcttattgttttaaatttcctttaGTCATATAGCTTGTTTGCATCTTACCAAGACAGATTACATGTGGTTACAAACCTTAGGCTGCCCCCAACAGCTTCAATGCCACGAGTAATCCGGAAAGAAGATGCTCCTTTAGTAGTCTatcacaacaacaaaaaaaagcaacttagaatttaaactattttaagaacagattttCCTGATGTTGTTCATTGCTCAGGCAACATTGGAACAGTATCTGTTTATTCATTTATATGGAAGCCATTTTGAAGAGTTGAGCCAGCTTACTACATCCCTACTCCCAATCATTTCTATCATCTCTGATTTTCCACCATAATTACTCACATATTTGCTCCTCAGCCCCACTCTAGAATGATCCAGGTTTGCATTTAATAGCATTCTTTGAATTAGATAAGCTTGTCAAAACCAGGGCAAGGAATGCCTACACATACTATTACGCTGACAGCTGTCTGGGGAAAGTAACTTCGGGTGGCAGTTGGAAAAGTGATAATAAGCAGCTGggatgttggggttttttttgtctgcttgaAACTGATGTGGATTGAACCCACACAACAGCAGTCAAAGACATGTCAGTGATGCTGTGTAGCTCTAATTGtcacagcctggctggtgtGTGAAAGAGGTCGTGTTTACACCTGCAGcaacagccagccagccatgAAGATAAACAGGGACCAGGAGAATGGCCACAGTGGGTCAAGCCCACAGGATCTCTAGCCCAGTGTTCTGTACCTAACAGAggcaacagaagcagctgttgAAATACAACGTCCCACAACCCATTTAATGGTATTCCTGAAGTACCTACAGGAGTTATTCCCAGTAACAACTGTTTAAGGACCTGCTATCAATGAACTTGACCAATTCTGTTTTGAACCTGCTGATATACATGTGCCCCCACAGCATCTTGTATAATTGAAGCTAGacacagaacaggaaaacaaggagCTTAAAGTATCTTGATAGCAGTAGCAAGAAAAACTATTCAGAAGcattacacacacaaaaaattgaGTTTGTATCAGCCACCCAAATTAACTTTTAATGCAGCTTAAATAAGTTACATGCATAGCTTGACACAGATATATTGTAAACATAGTTTAAGAAACCACCAGAGAGCATAATTCTAAATAGATATTGCTTCCTGTCTTCCAGCAAGTAATGTCATTTCTCCTGCACTTGAAGCAGGTAACCAAGAATCAAAATACATCGTTTTCCACTTTATAAGATCCcttacattaatttttacaatATGGTTTATTTTTGCAATCATAAACCTTCCACTATTTCATCCACCACCAATATAATAACAAAGAGAATAAACACCTACCAAATTAGATGCAAGACGAAGCAAGTGAGCAGTTCCCAAGTTACTAGCAGTTTCGTATCTGCTGCCTGCTTTAATAAACACACCAATTCTTGAAGCTGGAGAAAAGTTTTCCAGAGACGCAATAATTAAGCCATTTGGTAATTTTgtgatctgttttaaaaagaaaaaatattggtttAGTCATCCACTGAAGTACTGTCATAGTTCTGGCTTTGactgagctttaaaaaaaaataaaaaggagaaaataaaaaaataccactatTCATACTGACCTCAAGATCCTCAGACTCTAGAGATAATTCACTCGTTCTGCAGTTGCTGAGGTTGTAACTTTAGGAGCTACTTTAAGTGAGTAAAGTCTCTTCTAGAAGAGAAAGCATAAGAGAATGGATTTCTTGAATTAGTTCATCACGTGTTCCATTATATACTGAAAAAGGAACtaattttaaagtagaaatacAGTGGATGACTTCAAGCCCCAGAATAAAAACAGTGATTCCCTTGTAATTCCTCTGATCACGTTTTACATCACTGTTGGAACCTGTGCAATGACTTACATAAGGTCTGTGGAAGTTCAAGAAACAGCACTCTAAGAAATCTCCCCCACAGCTTTGCTGTTATGCAGTGAGAATCTCTATTGATTATATATTGACTCTAGGACCACTGCATGGCAATTAACTGCACAAACAGCTACAGCAACCCACATACAGAACACAACTTTGGAGCCAACTTCCTAACTTATTGGGTGTAGGCGGTTCAGCTCCTGAAAAGCTACCTCTCAGAACACCAACCTACCCACGCTGACTGCTGCATACAAGGAGGACACATATGCAAGACCTTAAACTGTAGAGTAATAGCCAGAAGTCTTCAAATTGCAGGGGTGAACACTGCACGAGCCTTCCCTTCAGTAGCTGGCAACAGAAATGACAAGACTATTGACTTCGAATCTGAAATGCTACTCCCTTCCAGCCTTTTTGGAAGCTTTTTTATACTTGTAACATAAGCTATTTATTACTCTTCACGttgaaaaaataacttaattCTCATACATCTCAAAGTAAAAACTGAGTGACAAACGCCGCTGCACTCAGTTGTAGGGATACTAATGACCTAATGCCCGTTGCTTTGGCACAGACTCCGTTAGATGAATGAGTCTAGGAAAaactcctttcttctcccaccACAAATTTGGCTCGACGCCTCATTTAACCTCTAAGCCTACTTATTTATTAATTACTAGTGCGTGTCTAAAATTGGCTCACAAGTACACTGTGGCCTAGAAGCCCTTTACCACCCTACCCGAGCCGTTTGCAGCACAGACCCAACAGCACTTACACCCCCGCTGCCCGCCAGCTCCACCAGCCTCTGTGCAGCAGAACGagctccctgcccccccgccgccgggacAAGCCGCAGCCGCTTCCCAAGGGCACCACCGCGCCGCAAGCCGGCCGAGAGGCCCCCCCAGAGACCGCCCCCACGCCTCCAGCCACACGGGCGGCTCTCGGGGAGGCCCCGGCTGCAGCCCCCGCGGCGGCCCCCCGCCCTCGGGCCGCAGGCCTGAGCACAGGCCgctccggcccggcccgcggcctGCCTGACCTTCaggcccgccgcgccgctccgccaCCCGGCCGGCCGACCAGAAACGAACCCGCTGCCTCGGACTTCCGCCCGCGGCCCTCGCTGACGGCCCCGTGGAGAGGAACGCGGCCCCCTCACGCCCgcccctgggctgcctgcagtcAGGCCCCCTAGCAGCCGCCGGGGCCCGGACGACCACTGTGTCAACCGCGCGGCACTTCTCCCCCCCGCCGCGCACGACGCCACCAGGTCGCTCTCCACCGAGAGAGAACGCGCGACCACCGGGAACCCCTTCATCTTTCCGCGCCCCTCCGCTCAGCCCCCGCCAGGAGAAGATGGCTGTCCCGCGGGAAGACTCTGCCTTCCCGGCACGCCCCGCGCCGCGCTGACTTTCTAACGAGCAAATGCGAGCAAATGGCCTGTCTCTACTGCTCCGCGCTGAGCGTCACGCCTTGCGGGCAGAGCGCCACCCGGCGGGCTCCCGGGGCGGCTGCGCGCATGCGCCACAGCGCCGCCTGCCGGTCACCGGGCCGGCTGCTCCACCCTTCGTGGCTGTGGGGAAACCGTAAACGAGTCACGGCGGGGCCGCTCCGCGGCGTTCGCGGACCGCCTGCCCccgcagcggggctggggcggggtGGCGGTCTCTGAGGGGGCGCGGGCCCTCAGCCGCTCCGGTGCCCGTGAGGGGAGCGCGGGGtagcggcggcggggcggggcgcggcggggggcgggggcgtCCCGCCGAAGTACTtagcggcggggcgggccggcggAGCGGTAAACACGGTGCTGTAGTCCCGTCAGGTCCTGTCCGCCCGGTGACCCCGCCATGGGCTCGGCCAGCGCCCGCCTTTATCGGCGCCGAGGAGGTggagcagcaccctgccccgcgccagcctgctgctctgccgGCGCTGGAGGCCGCCCTGGGCAACTTCTCGCCGCGCGGCGGGGGGCGTCGTGCAGCCCGTGCGCACGTGGTGCCGGTGCCCCGGCACGGCGGGGTGAGGCGAGGGGGCGGGCGGGGTGGCCTTGCTGGGCCGGACCAGGGCCCTGCGCCGCGGGGAGCTGGGGTAGCGGCAGCGGGGGGCCGGGCCTGCGGCGtggtggggggagctggggcaccGGGGAAGGTGCTTGGTGCCGAGTTACCGATTAACGGGTTAGTGTTACCACGCGCCGCTGGCTGTGGGCTGCCGTGCTAAGGGCACGTCGGTAATTACGAGTCAGGTCTCTCAACAAGCTTCCTAGGAGTCATGCCCGCTTACAGCGCCGCGGATGATGCGCTGAC containing:
- the LOC119145955 gene encoding LOW QUALITY PROTEIN: cytochrome b-c1 complex subunit 2, mitochondrial (The sequence of the model RefSeq protein was modified relative to this genomic sequence to represent the inferred CDS: inserted 1 base in 1 codon), whose translation is MKGFPVVARSLSKRLYSLKVAPKVTTSATAERVXLSLESEDLEITKLPNGLIIASLENFSPASRIGVFIKAGSRYETASNLGTAHLLRLASNLTTKGASSFRITRGIEAVGGSLSVYSTREKMTYSVECLRDYVDTVMEYLLNVTTAPEFRPWEVTDLQSQIKVDKAIAFQNPQVGVLENLHAAAYKNVLANPLYCPDYRIGKITSEQLHHFVQNNFTSARMALVGIGVKHSDLKQVAEHFLNIRGGAGISSAKAVYRGGEIREQNGDSLVHAAVVTEGAAVGSAEADAFSVLQHVLGAGPLIKRGSNVTSKLSQGIAKATTQPFDASAFNVNYSDSGLFGIYTISQAPNAGEVIKAALNQIKAVAQGGITNDDVIKAKNQLKAAYLMSVETAEGLLNEIGSESLVSGTHTSPSVVAQKIDSVATADVVNAAKKFVNGKKSMAASGDLGNTPFLDEL